AATATCAGCTTTTGCATACTCTTCTTTTCTATGTACGGCAAGGGCCCAAAAATGTGGAGGAGTCCAAGCAAAAATAATCAATACTAACAACAATGCATGCCCATGCACTTCCCCAGTAACCGCAGTCCATCCCAGTAAGGGCGGAGCGGCTCCTGCAAGCCCACCTATAACAATGTTTTGTGGTGTGGCGCGTTTCAGGAACATGGTGTAAATCACCGCATATCCGAGAAGAGATATTAAGGTTAGCCAAGCGGTAAGGGCATTTACAAAAACCAATAGGATAAACATCCCCGTCACGCCCAAGCTAAGAGCAAAAGCAATAGCTTTAGTTGGCTCAACCCGTCCTTTCGCAATCGGGCGATTGCTAGTACGAGCCATTTTTGTATCAATATGACGATCAACTAAATGATTTACTGCCGCAGCACTACCCGCACAAAATGCAATTCCCAAATTACCAAATACTAAAATATCTAGCGGCACCATTCCTGGAACAGCTAAAAACATTCCAATAACAGAAGTTAACAGCATAAGCATAACTACTCGAGGCTTAGTAAGCTCATAGTAGTCCCGCCATTGAATTTGATGTATTCCCGTGGAATTTATGGCCATATTCGCACCTATTTTTATATTTATATACGCTTAATATCTAATTAAGATTGGATACGGTAGTTAAACCTTCTCCCCGCTCTATTACTTCCACATCGACTACCTCTTGTTTATTTATAATGACAGCATTCATTGTGTATATTCGGTAACAAAAAGTTAGCAGACTAAGAAGTAGAAGAGCTGCGCCAGCATTGTGTGCCACAGCAATCCCTAATGGTAGAGACATAACAACATTTGCTATTCCCAAGCTGACTTGAAGAAGTAGTACCCCGTTAAGCCATAATGACCAACCTATCAACCCAGACCTCCAAGCTAAAACTGAAAGAATGAGTACAATTGCTGTTGTAATCAGTGCTCCAATACGATGGGCAAGATGTATTGCCGTACGTGCATCACTCTCTAATGCACCACCTAAATAATTTGGGCCAATTTGTTGAAAAATATTAAAGCCTTCTACAAAGTTTGCCTGTGGCCACCATTGGTTATGACAAGTTGGAAAATCTGGACAAGCTAAAGCTGCGTAATTAGAGCTGGTCCAACCACCGAGTCCAATCTGTAGAATTACTATTGCAACTGCAGTCAGAGCAAGTAGCCGTAATCGCCTTATTCCCGGCAAATACCTCCCATGTAATTGTCTAGGTTTATCAGCCAACCTTTCACAGAGAATCCACAACATAGATAATGTTGCCATTCCACCTAATAGATGAGCAGTAACTACCTGCGGCCAAAGCTTCAAGGTTACCGTCCACATCCCAAAAGCAGCTTGCAGTATAATAATAATTAAAAGAATATGTGTTTGCTTAAAGGTTGGGGCTTGCCGATCTCTCCAAGCAAGATAAGTGAGTAATACAACGAATAAAAGTAAAGTTCCTGCAAAGTATCGATGAACCATTTCCGGCCAAGTTTTACTAACATCTACCGGAGAGTCCGGAAAAATCATATTGGCCGTTTTAATTTCTTTTATATCATTCGGCCAGGTGAGATGACCATAACAACCAGGCCAGTCTGGACAGCCCAAACCGGCATCCACCAACCTAGTAAATGCACCTAGAACAACAACTACGACAGCTAGAATACAGGCCGCCCAGGTAATGATATGTCGCCAATTCTTAGGGGTTTCTTGTTTAGACACTACTGAAAATCTCCGAATACTATTCTTATTGCTCGTAGGAGTACTTCAATAATCTTTTTATATCTTTAAGCAATTGGTTTCCGCTATGTTGCCGATCATAGGCCATCATTGCATAACCCTCCTGATCAACCAGCAACGCCTTGGTTAAAGTCACACCGTCATGATCAGTTTTTTGTACCAACTGCTTAAAGTTTTCATCATCCAAATTCACTATTTTTAGTTTCGGATGCTCAATTTGTATTTGTTCTTGTCGTTCTTCATCCAAACTATCACCAACCACCAGTAGCCTCTCAACCCTATGAGCTTTTTCCCCCAGCCGAATATGAACCTGCCTACTTATATACAAGAGATCTTCACAATCTTTACCACAATCACTGTCACTTAATATTAGATAGCGCCATTTTGATTCGCCCTCTTGTGCCAGGGATTGCTGTTGCCCTTGAAAGGTGATTTTTATTTCAGTGATATCAAATGGGGGCTGCAATAATTCACCTTGATTAATCGTCTCTTTAGGCATGCCTAAGCCCGTATAGTAAACGACATAGGCAGCTGTAATTGGGAGTACGACGGATGCTAGCACTGAGAGTCCTTGAATGATTTTATTCGCTGGCTTCCTTTTGCTCAGATTTCTTTCAGGTGAAACTGGCTGACTATTTGATTTCATTTTGAAACTCCTTTTTCAAACTTCTACTCAATCTACGACGTAATCTAAAAATAATATTTGTGGCTGAATAAGCCCATAAAAGCCAGATAGCTATTGCCATCGTGAACCACTGGAAAGCATACGCTTGATGTTTTTCAGGGCCACTATTGAAAAAATTCCAATCAGTAATTAAAGCTGCACCTGAATCCGCAAACAAACGGATCGACCATCTATTGTTGACTAAACCGATAGCCTCAATGAAATTTGAATTTATTTGTTGAATTCTATTTTTAAAAACCGGGTCTATACTAACATTCGAGTAGGATTCAGTATCGATAGGGTATAAGTAGCCCTGAAGTGATTTCACATCAAGTAAAGCTGTTACTTCAGGTAAGCTATCTCGGTCGCCAGCAGAGGGAATCCAACCTCTATTGACAAGCCAATCAGTATTTTCTGTTGAAAATACTTGTAGTACTTCATAGCCCACACGACCGTTTCTGGTCCGGTTATCCAGAAAATATATTTCCTTCTGGAAAACTCCCGCTAAAGTTACAGACGCATACTCTTGATAAGAACTTAGATTTGAAATTTCCTGCGGTTGCAGAGAGAGCCTACTCTCTACCTTTTGTATAAGTTCGACTTTCTGCTTTGCTCTATCAAGCTGCCACAATCCTAAAAAAATAAAAAGGATGAATGCACCCAGAGAAAATATCGTGATGGGCCAATTGCGAATCAGTGGTAAACTGATATCTTT
This DNA window, taken from Microbulbifer sp. VAAF005, encodes the following:
- a CDS encoding COX15/CtaA family protein — encoded protein: MSKQETPKNWRHIITWAACILAVVVVVLGAFTRLVDAGLGCPDWPGCYGHLTWPNDIKEIKTANMIFPDSPVDVSKTWPEMVHRYFAGTLLLFVVLLTYLAWRDRQAPTFKQTHILLIIIILQAAFGMWTVTLKLWPQVVTAHLLGGMATLSMLWILCERLADKPRQLHGRYLPGIRRLRLLALTAVAIVILQIGLGGWTSSNYAALACPDFPTCHNQWWPQANFVEGFNIFQQIGPNYLGGALESDARTAIHLAHRIGALITTAIVLILSVLAWRSGLIGWSLWLNGVLLLQVSLGIANVVMSLPLGIAVAHNAGAALLLLSLLTFCYRIYTMNAVIINKQEVVDVEVIERGEGLTTVSNLN
- the cyoE gene encoding heme o synthase; protein product: MAINSTGIHQIQWRDYYELTKPRVVMLMLLTSVIGMFLAVPGMVPLDILVFGNLGIAFCAGSAAAVNHLVDRHIDTKMARTSNRPIAKGRVEPTKAIAFALSLGVTGMFILLVFVNALTAWLTLISLLGYAVIYTMFLKRATPQNIVIGGLAGAAPPLLGWTAVTGEVHGHALLLVLIIFAWTPPHFWALAVHRKEEYAKADIPMLPVTHGIPYTNLNIVLYTFILLAVSLLPFATAMFGWLYLLGAVVLGFGFVYWSFVMLIGKKPNAGMETFKYSIIYLMALFFIMLLDHYLIEV
- a CDS encoding SURF1 family protein, which encodes MIVDIPSASAKDISLPLIRNWPITIFSLGAFILFIFLGLWQLDRAKQKVELIQKVESRLSLQPQEISNLSSYQEYASVTLAGVFQKEIYFLDNRTRNGRVGYEVLQVFSTENTDWLVNRGWIPSAGDRDSLPEVTALLDVKSLQGYLYPIDTESYSNVSIDPVFKNRIQQINSNFIEAIGLVNNRWSIRLFADSGAALITDWNFFNSGPEKHQAYAFQWFTMAIAIWLLWAYSATNIIFRLRRRLSRSLKKEFQNEIK